One Ignavibacterium album JCM 16511 genomic region harbors:
- a CDS encoding riboflavin synthase, with protein MFTGLVEEKGILKEKIPTGDGFQFEIAANKVLDDLNIGSSIAVNGCCLTVVKRTDSTFSVDTIEETLNKTNLGTLKQGEKVNLERPLKADARLGGHFVLGHIDTTGRIEEIKELSNSHWMTISFPERFKQYLIYVGSVAIDGVSMTVAELIDNTFSVGIIPHTWKETIFSEKKVGDTVNLEFDVLGKYVERIMNNKSLEE; from the coding sequence ATGTTTACTGGTTTAGTTGAAGAAAAAGGAATATTGAAAGAAAAAATTCCAACAGGAGATGGTTTCCAATTTGAAATTGCCGCAAACAAAGTTTTAGATGATTTAAATATCGGAAGCAGCATCGCTGTAAATGGTTGTTGCTTAACAGTTGTTAAAAGAACAGATTCAACTTTTTCTGTTGATACAATTGAGGAAACGCTTAATAAGACTAATCTCGGAACTTTGAAGCAGGGCGAAAAAGTTAATCTTGAAAGACCTTTGAAAGCAGATGCAAGATTGGGTGGTCATTTTGTACTTGGACATATTGATACCACAGGCAGGATTGAAGAAATTAAAGAGCTTTCAAACAGTCATTGGATGACAATTTCTTTTCCAGAAAGATTTAAGCAATATCTTATTTATGTCGGTTCAGTTGCAATTGATGGAGTAAGTATGACAGTTGCAGAATTGATTGATAATACATTCTCAGTCGGAATAATTCCTCATACCTGGAAAGAAACAATTTTTTCTGAAAAGAAAGTTGGAGATACTGTTAATCTTGAGTTTGATGTTCTGGGAAAATATGTCGAAAGAATTATGAATAATAAATCCCTTGAAGAATAA
- the ribD gene encoding bifunctional diaminohydroxyphosphoribosylaminopyrimidine deaminase/5-amino-6-(5-phosphoribosylamino)uracil reductase RibD yields the protein MNDESYIQLTLEIAKRGSGFVSPNPMVGCVITKNNKIIGAGYHQKYGENHAEINAINSAVESLEGSTLYVNLEPCSHYGHTPPCVDKIIESKIKRVVIGTLDVNPLVSGNGVKKLKKAGIEVKVGVLEKECTELNKFFFKYITKKIPYVTLKIAQTLDGKIADESNYSQWITSAESRKLVHSLRAEYDAVLIGKRTAELDNPLLTVRLTEGRNPWRVVLDSDLKLNTDLKLFTQNTDGKTILVTSKESISKKNKIKKLSGLGVRIIFVKRNGNGNLNLKSILKELGILEITSVLVEGGSEIFSSFLKQNLFDDVLLFISPKLLGTGISAFSSVRINDLRKAFRFKIKNSEIVGDDILLELTK from the coding sequence TTGAATGATGAATCTTACATACAACTAACATTAGAAATTGCAAAACGAGGAAGCGGATTTGTAAGTCCTAATCCAATGGTCGGATGCGTTATTACAAAAAACAATAAAATCATTGGTGCAGGATATCATCAGAAGTATGGAGAAAATCACGCCGAGATAAATGCAATCAATTCTGCTGTTGAATCACTCGAAGGTTCAACTCTTTATGTTAATCTTGAACCTTGCAGCCATTATGGTCATACTCCACCTTGTGTTGATAAAATTATTGAATCAAAAATTAAACGGGTTGTAATCGGAACACTTGATGTAAATCCGTTAGTAAGTGGAAATGGAGTTAAAAAACTTAAGAAAGCCGGAATAGAAGTTAAAGTCGGTGTGCTTGAAAAAGAATGTACTGAGTTGAATAAATTTTTTTTCAAATACATTACAAAAAAAATTCCTTATGTTACTTTGAAAATTGCACAGACACTTGATGGAAAGATTGCTGATGAATCAAATTATTCTCAATGGATAACTTCGGCAGAATCAAGAAAATTAGTCCATTCTCTCAGGGCTGAATATGATGCAGTCTTAATCGGAAAGAGAACCGCAGAGCTTGATAATCCGCTCCTGACTGTCAGATTAACTGAAGGAAGAAATCCCTGGCGAGTTGTACTTGATTCTGATTTAAAGTTGAATACTGATTTAAAATTGTTCACACAAAACACAGACGGAAAAACAATACTAGTTACATCTAAAGAATCTATTTCTAAAAAAAACAAAATAAAAAAACTTTCAGGACTTGGTGTCAGAATAATTTTTGTCAAACGAAACGGTAATGGAAATCTTAATTTAAAGAGTATTCTTAAGGAACTTGGGATACTTGAAATAACTTCCGTTCTTGTTGAAGGCGGCTCAGAAATATTTTCTTCATTCCTAAAACAAAATCTTTTTGATGATGTGCTATTGTTCATCAGCCCAAAACTTTTAGGAACCGGAATTTCTGCTTTCAGTTCTGTCAGGATAAACGATTTAAGAAAGGCCTTCCGTTTCAAAATCAAAAATTCCGAAATTGTCGGTGATGACATTCTACTTGAGCTAACCAAATAA
- the greA gene encoding transcription elongation factor GreA, whose protein sequence is MNGQNFVYLTRERLIELEKELQDMKNNGRKEIARKIAEARAHGDLSENAEYDAAKEEQGLFELRIAKLEDILSRARVIDTSKMPNDEVHILSVVKIKNLKTNKIFEYTLVSPEEADFQAGKISITSPVGQGLMGAKIGQKVTIKAPAGNLEFEILEIK, encoded by the coding sequence ATGAACGGACAAAATTTTGTGTATCTGACAAGAGAAAGACTCATAGAACTTGAAAAAGAACTTCAGGATATGAAGAATAACGGGCGTAAAGAAATTGCCCGGAAAATTGCAGAGGCAAGAGCTCACGGTGACCTTTCAGAAAATGCTGAATATGATGCTGCAAAAGAAGAACAAGGATTATTCGAATTAAGAATTGCAAAGCTTGAGGATATTCTTTCACGGGCAAGAGTTATAGATACTTCCAAAATGCCTAATGATGAAGTTCATATTCTTTCCGTTGTGAAAATAAAAAATCTTAAAACAAATAAAATATTCGAATACACTTTAGTCTCACCAGAAGAAGCCGACTTTCAGGCAGGAAAGATTTCTATCACTTCACCGGTTGGACAAGGACTTATGGGCGCAAAGATTGGTCAGAAAGTAACTATCAAAGCGCCTGCTGGCAATCTGGAGTTTGAAATACTCGAAATAAAATAA
- a CDS encoding OsmC family protein, translated as MATKKAFVKQVKGITFVGKTDSNHWITMDGPEQFGGSDAGIRPKELILISLAGCTGSDVASILSKKRVKLDGFEMNITADVAEEHPQVFTKIHLEHVFYGKNLPVKELERAIELSQTKYCSVTAMLQKAMPIEHSYRIVEE; from the coding sequence ATGGCAACTAAAAAAGCTTTTGTTAAACAAGTAAAAGGAATCACTTTTGTTGGTAAAACGGATTCAAACCATTGGATAACGATGGATGGTCCTGAACAATTTGGTGGAAGTGATGCAGGAATTCGTCCAAAAGAATTAATCCTTATTTCATTAGCAGGATGCACTGGAAGCGATGTAGCAAGTATTCTCTCAAAGAAACGTGTTAAGCTTGATGGATTTGAAATGAATATAACCGCTGATGTCGCTGAAGAACATCCACAGGTATTTACAAAGATTCATCTGGAACATGTTTTTTACGGAAAAAATCTTCCTGTAAAGGAATTGGAAAGAGCTATTGAATTATCACAAACAAAATATTGCAGTGTTACAGCTATGCTTCAGAAAGCTATGCCAATTGAACATTCCTACAGAATTGTTGAAGAATAA
- a CDS encoding nucleotidyltransferase family protein gives MEDSDKSDLDILVSFSKTPSLLKFIELKNFLSEKLNLQVDLVLKDSLKESIIDYILNQTIKL, from the coding sequence ATGGAGGATAGCGATAAAAGTGATCTCGATATTTTAGTATCTTTTTCAAAAACTCCTTCATTATTAAAATTTATTGAACTAAAAAATTTTCTATCGGAAAAGCTAAACTTACAAGTTGATCTTGTTTTGAAAGACTCTTTGAAAGAATCCATAATAGATTATATCCTTAACCAAACTATAAAGTTATGA
- a CDS encoding DUF86 domain-containing protein, whose amino-acid sequence MKKRNPAIYINDIFEQINKAISFTNHMDFNDFRKDEKTQYAVVRALEIIGEAAAKKFPMKSQISITIFPGKKLKECGIYLSTNTLE is encoded by the coding sequence ATGAAGAAAAGAAATCCTGCTATTTATATAAATGACATATTTGAGCAAATCAATAAAGCTATATCTTTTACTAATCATATGGATTTCAATGACTTTAGAAAGGATGAGAAAACACAATATGCTGTGGTTCGTGCACTCGAAATAATTGGCGAAGCCGCGGCAAAAAAATTCCCGATGAAATCACAAATAAGTATAACGATATTCCCTGGAAAGAAATTAAAGGAATGCGGGATATACTTATCCACGAATACTTTGGAGTAA
- a CDS encoding DUF86 domain-containing protein — protein sequence MRDILIHEYFGVNTEIIWKTIKEDSPELRNKIKKIIDNLNSERLKL from the coding sequence ATGCGGGATATACTTATCCACGAATACTTTGGAGTAAATACCGAGATTATTTGGAAAACCATCAAAGAAGACTCACCTGAATTGCGTAATAAAATTAAAAAGATCATTGATAACCTTAATTCAGAACGACTTAAACTATAA
- a CDS encoding pyridoxal phosphate-dependent decarboxylase family protein, with translation MENNYTDMPVEEFRESGKKLIDWVADYLNEIEKYPPLSQVKPGEILKRIPENPPLKGEEIQKILNDVDKILIDGITHWNHPGFMAYFNSTSSGPGILAELLSAAINANGMLWKTSPAFTELEKAMMNWFRQMVGLPENYWGIIYDTASTSSMHAIASAREQLNLNIREKGMSGRTDLPKLRLYCSEHAHSSIEKGALTLGIGLDGVKKISVNEKYEMNSEELEEAIKSDISNNIKPFCVVATVGTTSTTSIDPVRKISEICNKYNLWLHIDAAYAGVTAMIPEMQRITDAWDEADSIVINPHKWMFTPMDLSIYFTRKPEILKRAFSLVPEYLKTQVDDEVENLMDYGIQLGRRFRSLKLWFIIRYFGVEGLATRIKHHIELAKEFANWIDEEKDFERMAPVPFSTVCFRFNPGNKSDEDLNQMNEKLLEEINSSGKIFLSHTKLNGKFVIRLTIGSIRHERRHIVEAWGLIKSLAEKIVL, from the coding sequence ATGGAAAACAATTATACAGATATGCCTGTTGAAGAATTCCGTGAAAGTGGGAAAAAACTTATTGATTGGGTAGCAGATTACCTGAATGAAATTGAAAAATATCCGCCGCTTTCACAAGTTAAACCCGGAGAAATCTTAAAACGCATTCCAGAAAATCCACCGCTAAAAGGTGAGGAGATTCAAAAAATATTAAACGATGTTGATAAAATTTTAATTGACGGAATTACGCATTGGAATCATCCAGGTTTTATGGCTTATTTCAATTCGACTTCGAGTGGACCAGGAATATTAGCTGAGTTGCTATCTGCTGCGATTAATGCCAATGGTATGTTATGGAAAACTTCACCTGCTTTTACCGAACTTGAAAAAGCGATGATGAATTGGTTCAGACAAATGGTTGGACTTCCGGAAAATTATTGGGGAATTATTTATGATACTGCTTCAACCAGTTCTATGCACGCAATTGCTTCAGCAAGAGAACAGCTTAATCTGAATATAAGAGAAAAAGGAATGTCCGGCAGAACTGATTTACCTAAATTAAGATTATACTGTTCCGAACACGCACATTCATCAATCGAAAAAGGTGCTCTCACACTGGGAATAGGTTTGGATGGAGTAAAGAAAATTTCTGTTAATGAAAAATATGAAATGAATTCTGAAGAGCTTGAAGAAGCAATTAAATCCGACATCTCAAATAACATCAAACCATTTTGTGTTGTTGCAACTGTTGGTACAACATCAACTACAAGTATTGATCCTGTAAGAAAAATTTCAGAAATATGTAATAAGTATAATCTCTGGCTGCACATTGATGCAGCATATGCCGGAGTAACTGCGATGATTCCTGAGATGCAACGGATAACCGATGCCTGGGATGAAGCCGATTCAATAGTTATCAATCCGCATAAATGGATGTTTACTCCAATGGATTTGAGCATATATTTTACAAGAAAACCCGAAATACTTAAAAGAGCTTTCAGCTTAGTTCCTGAATATTTAAAGACTCAGGTTGATGATGAAGTTGAGAATCTTATGGATTATGGAATTCAGCTTGGAAGAAGATTTCGTTCATTAAAACTTTGGTTCATTATCAGATATTTTGGAGTTGAAGGATTAGCAACAAGAATAAAACATCATATTGAATTGGCAAAAGAATTTGCAAACTGGATAGATGAAGAAAAAGATTTTGAAAGAATGGCACCTGTTCCTTTCTCAACTGTTTGTTTCCGATTTAATCCGGGAAATAAATCTGATGAAGACTTGAACCAAATGAATGAAAAATTATTGGAAGAGATTAATTCTTCAGGAAAGATTTTTTTATCTCATACAAAACTTAATGGTAAGTTTGTCATCCGATTAACAATAGGAAGCATCAGACACGAAAGAAGACATATTGTTGAAGCCTGGGGACTAATTAAATCTTTAGCAGAGAAGATTGTGTTATAG
- a CDS encoding SCO family protein: MKTKIYSLSAVIFFLIILSGCYEHFPLKQDISRTQNNFLNQDSVEVKFPEMTKGKVTLMAMVYTHCPDICPMTTHNMQLVESKLSKGELDKVRFVVISFDPNRDTPSVLKKFAEIRDIDFNRWSFLSGDDQNTKEVMLKFDIKAVPADSSYDAEGNLSYYIIHTDRISLIDQNGLLRRNYVGSTADINEIVNDIKYLLE; encoded by the coding sequence ATGAAAACAAAAATATACTCTTTAAGCGCTGTAATTTTCTTTCTGATTATACTAAGTGGCTGTTACGAACATTTTCCACTTAAGCAAGATATTTCCAGAACGCAAAATAACTTTCTGAACCAGGATAGTGTAGAAGTTAAATTTCCGGAAATGACAAAAGGGAAAGTCACTTTGATGGCAATGGTCTATACACATTGTCCGGATATTTGTCCGATGACAACACATAATATGCAACTTGTCGAATCAAAATTAAGTAAAGGTGAGTTGGATAAAGTTCGATTCGTTGTAATTTCATTTGATCCAAATCGTGATACACCGAGTGTTCTGAAAAAGTTTGCAGAGATAAGAGACATTGATTTTAATCGCTGGAGTTTTTTAAGTGGAGATGATCAAAACACAAAAGAAGTAATGCTGAAGTTCGACATAAAAGCAGTGCCTGCAGATTCATCTTATGATGCAGAAGGAAATCTTTCTTATTATATTATTCATACAGACCGTATTTCATTAATTGATCAGAATGGCTTGCTAAGAAGAAATTATGTTGGAAGCACTGCAGATATAAATGAAATAGTCAATGATATAAAGTATCTTTTAGAATAA
- a CDS encoding GxxExxY protein, giving the protein MIVESAYAVHKNLGPGLLEKIYEICFCHELNKRGLKYKRQIDIPIVYDNLTFDEGLRLDVLVEDKIICEIKAVDLVNPVWEAQILSHLKLTGKRLGFLINFNVVNIGNGIKRYIR; this is encoded by the coding sequence TTGATCGTTGAATCAGCTTACGCTGTCCATAAAAATTTAGGTCCGGGTTTATTAGAAAAAATTTATGAAATTTGTTTTTGTCATGAATTGAATAAAAGAGGGCTGAAATATAAGAGGCAAATAGACATACCGATAGTTTACGATAATCTGACTTTTGATGAAGGACTACGTTTGGATGTTCTGGTTGAAGATAAAATCATTTGCGAAATAAAAGCAGTTGATCTAGTTAATCCTGTTTGGGAGGCTCAGATACTTAGTCACTTAAAGCTCACAGGTAAACGATTAGGATTCTTAATTAATTTTAATGTAGTAAATATTGGTAATGGTATAAAAAGATATATTAGATAA
- a CDS encoding copper chaperone PCu(A)C, with protein MKLLLLALLIFISSPEEKIKIKEPWMRISAEGQSTALFMKIENMVDVADTLYKVECDFAGRVEIHETYQQGDMMGMREVPFIVIPPKSTFELKPRSHHIMVIKLKKDIKKGMQEEFTLYFKQAGKLKVKATAQEMQMPKMEHKH; from the coding sequence ATGAAGTTATTATTATTGGCACTTTTGATCTTTATTTCCTCACCCGAAGAAAAAATTAAAATCAAAGAACCATGGATGAGGATAAGTGCAGAAGGACAATCAACTGCACTGTTTATGAAAATTGAAAACATGGTTGATGTTGCTGATACACTTTACAAAGTTGAATGCGACTTTGCTGGCAGAGTCGAAATTCATGAAACATATCAGCAAGGCGATATGATGGGAATGCGAGAAGTCCCCTTTATTGTTATACCACCAAAATCAACATTTGAACTAAAACCAAGATCTCACCACATTATGGTAATTAAGTTAAAGAAAGATATAAAGAAAGGGATGCAGGAAGAGTTTACTCTCTACTTTAAACAAGCCGGTAAACTGAAAGTAAAAGCCACTGCACAGGAAATGCAGATGCCAAAGATGGAGCATAAACATTAA
- a CDS encoding MarR family transcriptional regulator has translation MEHNKQQFSLGFITLCQLFSETCKSVKVNFNLSENEVRILLIVYTEKPEQIKLISKKLSLSPTLTSKVLSSLEKKNLISRQLNPFNKRYEQVLLTDNGIRVICMITEFIEKILCEKIRNTMMAKPEDILTFSETIKSKITLNNLSLTRISNN, from the coding sequence ATGGAACACAATAAGCAACAATTCTCCTTAGGTTTCATTACCCTTTGTCAATTATTCAGCGAAACCTGCAAATCAGTAAAAGTAAATTTTAATCTCTCTGAAAATGAAGTAAGAATTTTATTAATTGTTTATACAGAAAAGCCAGAGCAAATCAAGTTAATTTCAAAAAAGCTTTCACTTTCACCGACTCTTACTTCAAAAGTATTATCATCCTTAGAAAAGAAGAATTTAATATCTCGACAACTCAACCCATTCAATAAACGGTATGAACAAGTATTGTTGACTGATAATGGTATCAGAGTAATTTGTATGATTACGGAATTCATTGAGAAAATTTTATGTGAAAAAATAAGAAACACAATGATGGCAAAGCCGGAGGATATTCTGACATTTTCTGAAACAATTAAATCAAAAATAACTTTAAACAATCTTTCATTAACGAGAATCTCAAATAATTGA
- a CDS encoding C-GCAxxG-C-C family protein: protein MEKLSRKDFLSNASKAAVGLAAVGGLSSIITTASLKAGSKVTPWPWPYTQLDPEAVRIQAHYLYWNDKDCASGTFGALVQALATAIGDPWTNLPIETMLFGRGGGAGWGTLCGCLNGGAAIISLVTTKSQSTPLITELWGWYNSTMLPTDQANQVAVSGQYLVHNYDQALPQNISGSPLCHISVTEWCVHAQKKVSDVERKERCARVTGDIAAKVAELLNAHFAGTFVPTYVDPATLTACMGCHGSAVLNNVMTKMECTQCHGDNPHPNSVERIDPVANSFELYQNYPNPFNPSTKIRYSISKQEKVTVGIYDIQGSLIKVLVDHELQSPGVYETVWDGTDFTGAKVSSGIYFSRLESDSFMKTIKMTLVK from the coding sequence ATGGAAAAACTTTCCCGCAAGGATTTCTTATCAAATGCATCAAAAGCAGCAGTTGGATTAGCAGCAGTTGGTGGATTATCCAGCATTATTACTACAGCTTCACTAAAAGCCGGAAGTAAAGTAACTCCCTGGCCGTGGCCATATACTCAATTGGATCCTGAAGCTGTAAGAATTCAGGCACATTATCTTTATTGGAATGATAAAGATTGTGCGTCCGGAACTTTCGGAGCTTTAGTTCAGGCACTTGCTACTGCAATTGGGGATCCGTGGACAAATTTGCCTATTGAAACAATGCTGTTTGGTCGTGGTGGTGGTGCTGGCTGGGGAACTCTCTGCGGTTGTTTAAATGGTGGCGCAGCAATTATAAGTCTTGTAACAACCAAATCTCAATCCACACCGTTGATTACTGAACTGTGGGGATGGTACAACTCAACAATGCTTCCAACAGATCAGGCAAATCAGGTAGCCGTTAGCGGACAATATCTCGTTCACAATTATGATCAGGCATTGCCTCAGAATATTTCCGGAAGCCCGTTATGTCATATTTCGGTGACCGAATGGTGTGTACATGCTCAGAAAAAAGTTTCTGATGTTGAAAGAAAAGAAAGATGCGCCAGAGTAACCGGCGATATAGCTGCAAAAGTTGCTGAACTGTTGAATGCTCATTTTGCCGGAACATTTGTTCCTACCTATGTTGATCCTGCAACACTTACAGCTTGTATGGGATGCCACGGTTCAGCAGTATTGAATAATGTTATGACCAAAATGGAATGCACACAATGTCACGGTGATAATCCACACCCGAATTCAGTTGAAAGGATTGATCCGGTTGCAAACAGTTTTGAATTATATCAGAACTATCCTAATCCATTTAATCCTTCAACAAAAATCAGATATTCAATTTCCAAACAGGAAAAAGTTACTGTTGGTATTTATGATATTCAGGGTTCGCTAATTAAAGTTCTTGTAGATCATGAACTCCAATCGCCAGGTGTTTATGAAACAGTTTGGGATGGTACTGATTTCACCGGAGCCAAAGTTTCCAGCGGCATTTATTTCAGTCGTCTTGAAAGTGATTCATTTATGAAAACAATTAAAATGACACTTGTGAAGTAG
- a CDS encoding T9SS type A sorting domain-containing protein, whose amino-acid sequence MKNIVTVFCLFFLNIIYAQSVYELTPDSKDNQLLLTIENISETDTATNIEIRFLKLPSSIELQNHPAIIASIAPKQQTELPITFNVKRNIKTAQIDTAEIVISSENKILSSKSFIFSYAIPKEFKLEQNYPNPFNPITKIKYQLPITTKVSLKVFDILAREVKTLVDELKEAGYYEIDFNASELSSGIYFSRLESDSFMKTIKMTLVK is encoded by the coding sequence ATGAAAAACATTGTTACGGTTTTTTGTTTATTTTTTTTGAATATTATCTATGCTCAGTCTGTTTATGAATTAACTCCTGATAGTAAAGATAACCAGTTATTACTTACGATTGAAAATATTTCTGAAACAGATACAGCAACTAATATTGAAATTAGATTTTTGAAATTGCCTTCTTCAATCGAGCTACAAAATCATCCTGCAATAATTGCATCAATTGCACCCAAACAGCAGACTGAATTACCAATTACTTTTAATGTAAAAAGAAATATCAAAACAGCTCAAATTGATACTGCGGAAATTGTTATATCAAGTGAAAATAAAATTCTTTCTTCTAAGTCGTTTATTTTTTCCTATGCTATACCAAAAGAATTTAAGCTTGAGCAAAATTATCCCAATCCATTTAATCCGATTACTAAAATTAAATATCAACTTCCTATTACAACTAAAGTTTCACTTAAAGTATTTGATATTTTAGCAAGAGAAGTAAAAACACTGGTAGATGAATTAAAGGAAGCCGGATATTATGAGATTGATTTCAATGCTTCAGAATTATCCAGCGGCATTTATTTCAGTCGTCTTGAAAGTGATTCATTTATGAAAACAATTAAAATGACTCTTGTAAAGTAG
- a CDS encoding glycine cleavage protein H yields MVALFVVLTFLFFILIDLLVLKAQGKEHPAFAVKVFDKRFFFPTKAILSTGHLWLQKAQNGFYKLGIDEFILKALGKFHLVPLKAEGESVNKGEPILQAVFGNRTITFRAPVDGSIRFLNKNINQKPVDDPYGDDWALMMEPKSDLSLSTAFLKKGNDAIKWLHDEFNRFKDFVAAKAGEPELAGVTLQDGGNIVEGVIRSFDDNTIKEFEEQFL; encoded by the coding sequence ATGGTCGCATTATTTGTTGTTCTAACTTTTTTATTCTTTATTCTGATTGACTTGCTTGTATTAAAAGCTCAGGGTAAAGAACATCCGGCTTTTGCCGTGAAGGTATTTGACAAAAGATTTTTCTTCCCTACCAAAGCAATTCTTTCAACCGGTCATTTATGGTTACAGAAAGCTCAGAATGGTTTCTACAAACTCGGAATTGACGAATTTATTCTTAAAGCTTTAGGAAAATTTCATCTCGTTCCGTTAAAAGCAGAAGGTGAATCGGTTAATAAAGGTGAGCCGATACTTCAGGCAGTATTCGGAAACCGCACAATAACTTTTCGTGCACCGGTTGACGGTTCAATTCGCTTTCTGAATAAAAACATCAACCAAAAACCCGTTGATGATCCTTATGGTGATGACTGGGCTTTAATGATGGAACCCAAATCTGATCTCTCATTGTCAACTGCATTTCTGAAAAAAGGAAACGATGCTATTAAATGGTTACACGATGAGTTCAACAGATTCAAAGATTTTGTAGCAGCAAAAGCAGGTGAACCCGAACTTGCCGGTGTTACTCTGCAGGATGGTGGTAATATTGTTGAAGGTGTTATTCGTTCATTTGACGATAACACAATTAAAGAATTTGAAGAACAATTTTTATAA
- a CDS encoding 4Fe-4S dicluster domain-containing protein encodes MIKQKAILFDVTLCAGCGECYNACKEANHLPETSDDFLKDHLSANTYTVVEEYGDVYTRKMCMHCVDPTCVSVCPVGAMEKTELGPVIYDGDKCLGCRYCMQACPHHIPRYEWNKVNPTVKKCIMCYERVKNGQQTACAEACPTGATLFGDRDELIKIAKERIESDPDTYYQKIYGLEEAGGTNVLIISPVPFDQLGFAENLPKDALPTYTAKALEKIPGVVAGGGVFLAAMYWLTKRKNQIAAEEKQNKIHSISGDEK; translated from the coding sequence ATGATTAAACAAAAAGCTATTCTCTTTGATGTAACACTTTGTGCCGGTTGCGGCGAGTGTTACAACGCATGTAAAGAAGCAAATCATCTTCCCGAAACATCAGATGATTTTCTGAAAGATCATCTTTCAGCAAATACCTATACAGTAGTCGAGGAATATGGTGATGTTTATACCAGAAAAATGTGTATGCATTGTGTTGATCCTACCTGCGTTTCAGTTTGTCCGGTAGGTGCAATGGAGAAAACAGAATTAGGACCTGTTATATATGATGGCGATAAATGTCTTGGCTGTCGTTATTGTATGCAGGCATGTCCTCATCATATTCCAAGATATGAGTGGAACAAAGTCAATCCCACAGTTAAAAAATGTATAATGTGTTATGAAAGAGTTAAGAATGGACAACAAACCGCCTGTGCTGAAGCTTGTCCAACAGGAGCGACTTTATTTGGTGACAGAGATGAGCTAATCAAAATTGCAAAAGAAAGAATCGAAAGTGATCCTGATACTTATTATCAGAAAATTTATGGGTTAGAAGAAGCCGGCGGAACTAATGTTCTGATAATTTCCCCTGTTCCGTTTGATCAGCTTGGATTTGCCGAAAATCTTCCGAAAGATGCTCTTCCTACTTACACAGCAAAAGCACTTGAGAAAATTCCCGGTGTTGTTGCTGGTGGCGGAGTATTCCTTGCTGCAATGTACTGGCTTACAAAGAGAAAAAATCAGATTGCTGCAGAAGAAAAACAAAATAAAATACATTCAATTTCCGGAGATGAAAAATGA